From one Candidatus Neomarinimicrobiota bacterium genomic stretch:
- a CDS encoding DUF5723 family protein yields MMRRIILIVFGGVLFPVLLAGQARQNAVVTSLAGTYTTHSRGVDAVGWNPANLGFPEERPFSWSLVNINGAAHNNAFSIAQYNRFSGANLENENRKTDLLESISSDGWRWTMDMHTSVPGISFSVTNWAFTSDLIVLNDISIPKDLFKFLFTGNTENDSLVFDFSQETLALGMHSFSFGMPFQAFSLGISLKYLNGLYYSGMTYQEGALYTTPEAITGVMHYQEQEAVGGNGVAVDIGVTTREREDWQFGMAINNLGGKMKWGKATPTARFVSGTLSQLLPIDEIARTTNHFYGLDSLNGESLYRKDMSDLVIDSVSVMEGTEQFTVKYPTMFRFGGSYALPDYYLKVMMDFRTGFEDRFFARNRWVWSTALEWRRKPWLPIRTGIAWDGSSFTQWGLGLGFETELLELNLGLSFERGMWIHTLKGMTFSLGMTYRILPD; encoded by the coding sequence ATGATGCGTCGAATCATACTCATAGTATTTGGAGGAGTGTTGTTTCCGGTCTTGCTGGCGGGGCAGGCACGTCAAAACGCCGTAGTGACCAGCCTGGCAGGCACGTACACGACGCATAGCCGGGGAGTGGATGCCGTGGGATGGAATCCGGCAAATCTGGGGTTCCCTGAAGAGCGTCCCTTTTCCTGGTCACTGGTAAATATTAACGGCGCCGCCCATAACAACGCCTTCTCCATAGCACAATACAACAGATTCAGTGGTGCGAATCTGGAAAACGAGAATCGTAAAACAGATTTGCTGGAATCTATTTCCAGCGATGGATGGCGCTGGACAATGGATATGCATACCTCCGTCCCGGGGATCTCTTTCTCAGTAACGAACTGGGCATTTACCTCCGATCTAATCGTACTCAACGACATCAGCATCCCCAAAGATCTCTTTAAATTTCTCTTCACCGGGAATACGGAGAACGATTCCCTGGTATTCGATTTTTCACAGGAAACGCTGGCCCTGGGGATGCATTCTTTCTCGTTCGGGATGCCGTTTCAGGCGTTTTCTCTGGGAATTTCGTTAAAATATCTGAATGGTCTGTATTATAGCGGAATGACTTATCAGGAGGGGGCTTTGTATACCACTCCGGAGGCAATTACCGGAGTGATGCATTATCAGGAGCAGGAGGCCGTTGGTGGTAATGGTGTTGCTGTGGATATTGGGGTAACAACGCGGGAGCGGGAGGACTGGCAGTTCGGCATGGCGATTAATAACCTCGGTGGCAAGATGAAGTGGGGAAAAGCGACACCGACCGCCCGATTTGTTTCAGGAACGCTGAGTCAATTGCTCCCCATCGACGAGATCGCCCGGACCACCAATCATTTTTATGGACTGGATAGTCTGAACGGTGAATCGCTTTATCGGAAAGATATGAGTGACCTGGTGATTGATAGTGTCTCTGTCATGGAAGGCACCGAACAGTTCACCGTAAAATATCCGACAATGTTTCGCTTCGGCGGCTCGTATGCCCTTCCGGACTATTACCTGAAAGTGATGATGGATTTCCGCACAGGGTTCGAAGATCGATTCTTTGCCCGGAATCGTTGGGTTTGGAGTACCGCCCTGGAATGGCGGAGAAAACCGTGGCTCCCAATCAGGACCGGGATCGCCTGGGACGGCAGCAGTTTTACCCAATGGGGATTAGGTCTCGGTTTTGAGACCGAATTGCTGGAACTGAACCTCGGTTTATCCTTCGAACGGGGGATGTGGATTCATACACTGAAGGGGATGACCTTTTCCCTTGGGATGACGTACAGAATACTACCTGACTAG
- a CDS encoding LptF/LptG family permease: MKLLDKYLLRKFIALFLYSMIAFLTIFLIVDVVENVDKFIDAGLNRSQILTYYVLNVPFFISTALPMSMLIASIFSIGTLSRNNELTAMKASGVSLYRITAPLLIFAFFMSCGSFVFDDQVKVHTDRKLEEYKDQYINKRPPKQNLQRNDIFIQDTPERNLVIDRFNGNSMVGNQTSIQYLESGRITKRIDAEKIFYIDSSSSWFVTDYVVRTFTKQNSERVVESSPGTLNVALQVKPQEILKEALDPAKMDYGELSEFIEQLRSLGIDPRKWEVNLYYKIAFAFTNFVVVLFGLPLVATQRKGGLAFGAGLSLFIIFTYYAIIKVGQVMGFQGLLPPMLSVWMGNIIFIIGGIILLIRTPK, encoded by the coding sequence ATGAAACTCCTGGACAAATACCTGTTACGCAAGTTTATTGCGCTATTCCTCTATTCGATGATCGCCTTTCTGACTATCTTTTTGATTGTTGATGTGGTTGAGAACGTTGATAAGTTCATCGATGCCGGCCTGAACCGTTCGCAGATTTTAACGTATTATGTACTCAACGTCCCGTTTTTCATCAGCACTGCACTGCCGATGTCGATGCTGATAGCCAGTATTTTTAGTATTGGGACCCTGTCCAGAAACAACGAACTCACGGCAATGAAAGCCTCAGGCGTAAGCCTGTATCGAATTACGGCCCCCCTTCTGATTTTTGCATTTTTCATGAGTTGTGGCTCGTTTGTCTTCGATGATCAGGTGAAGGTACATACGGACCGAAAACTGGAAGAGTACAAAGACCAGTATATTAATAAGCGGCCGCCGAAACAGAATTTGCAGCGTAACGATATATTTATTCAGGATACCCCGGAACGCAACCTGGTTATTGACCGATTCAATGGCAACAGTATGGTGGGGAATCAAACCTCTATTCAGTATCTGGAATCGGGGCGAATTACCAAACGCATTGATGCCGAAAAAATATTTTATATCGATTCGTCGTCGAGCTGGTTCGTGACGGATTACGTTGTCCGCACGTTTACAAAGCAGAATTCTGAACGAGTAGTGGAATCGAGCCCCGGGACGTTGAATGTCGCGCTTCAGGTCAAACCACAGGAGATCTTAAAGGAAGCCCTTGATCCGGCAAAGATGGATTACGGTGAGCTGTCTGAATTTATCGAACAGTTGCGTTCCCTGGGTATCGATCCACGGAAATGGGAAGTCAACCTATACTATAAAATTGCTTTTGCGTTTACCAATTTTGTCGTTGTCCTCTTTGGCTTACCGCTGGTTGCGACCCAGCGGAAGGGAGGGTTGGCGTTCGGCGCAGGGCTGAGCCTGTTTATCATTTTTACGTATTATGCGATTATCAAGGTGGGGCAGGTAATGGGATTTCAGGGATTACTGCCACCAATGCTCTCTGTCTGGATGGGCAATATCATTTTTATTATCGGCGGGATTATTCTGTTAATTCGAACCCCGAAATAA